TGCAGCAGGGTGTTCCGCGCGGCGTCGGCGCCTATTCGGCGGCCTTCTTCTCGGCCTCGCCCTTGTCCAGTTCGGCGGCGTCCTGGGTGAACAGGCGTTCCAGTTCCACGGCGGCCAGACGGGCGCGCTGGCGCAGGCGCTCCTCGTCGCCGGCCAGGGCGAAATCGTTGGCCAGGCGCTCCTCGTCGTGGCGGCGGAAGGTGTCGATCGTCCGCTCCGCGCGGTCGCGGGACAGGCCGAGGCCAAGCAGGATGTCTTCGGTCAGCTTGAGCGCCGAGTGGAAGGTCTCGCGGCGCAGGCTGGTTACGCCCAGTTCCATCAGCGCATGGGCATGGTTGCGATCGCGGGCGCGGGCGAATACCGGCACATGCGGAAAGCTGCTGCGGACGATCTGGGCGGTTCGGAGCGCGGCCTCGGTGTCGTCGATGGCCAGCACGAAGGCCTTCGCATCGCCGACGCGCGCGGCATGCAGGATGTCGGGACGCGAGGCATCGCCATAATAGATCTCGTTGCCGAACCGTCGCACGAAATCGACCTGCTCCGAACTGACATCGAGCGCCGTGAACGGAATGCCGCGCGCCCGCAACACACGGGCAACGATCTGGCCGAACCGGCCCAGGCCCGCGATCACCACGAAGCCGGGCTCGCGCTCGGGCATGTCGTCGAAATCCGTCCTTGCCGCCTCCTGCGCCGACGAAAGCAGCGAGTCGAGCTTGAGAAGCAGCGGCGTCGCCATCATCGACAGGGTGACAACCACGCTCAGCAGGCTCGCGGTTTCAGCGGGCATGATCTGCCCGGCGGTCGCTGCCGTCAGGATGACGAAAGCAAATTCGCCGCCCTGCGAGATGGCCAGCGCGAGCCGCCGCGAGGGCCGGTCACCCAGGCCGCTGAAGCGTCCAAGACCATAAAGGACCAGCGCCTTGACGGCGAGCAGCAGCAGCACGAGGCCGAGGATCAGCAGCGGCTTCTGCAGGAAAAGCGCCAGGTTCAGCGACATGCCGATGGCGGTGAAGAACAGGCCCAGCAGCAGGCCCTCGAACGGCGCGATGTCGGCTTGCAATTCATGGCGGTAATCGGATTCGGCCAGCAGCGCGCCGGCGATGAACGCGCCCAGGCCCGCGGTCAGGCCGCCCAACTCCATCAGCAGGGCCGCTGTCACCACGGTTAGCAGCGCTGCCGCGGTCATGGCCTCGCGCACGCCGGATCGCGCGATCAGGGGAAATACCCGGTTCAGCAGCAGCCTGCCGCCGACCACCACCACGGCGATGAAACCGATGGCCTTGAGCGCATCCAGCGTCGACATGCCGACCGTGTCTGCGCCGCCGAGCGCAAACAGCGGCAGCAACGCGATCAACGGGATCGCGGCCAGGTCCTGGAACAGCAGGATCGAGAAGGCGGTGCGGCCGTGGCGGGCGCTCAGTTCCTTCTGCTCCTCCAGCACCTGCAGGGCGAAGGCCGTCGAGGACAGCGCCAGGGTCAGGCCGATCAGCAATGCCGTCAGAAACGGCAGGCCGGCAAGGACGCCAAGCCCCGCCAGCGCGGCGCCGGTCAGCGCCACCTGCGCCGATCCCAGGCCGAAGACCGGGATCCGCATGGTCCACAGCCTCTTGGGCCGCAACTCCAGGCCGATGATGAACAGCAGCAGCACCACACCGAACTCGGCGAAATGCAGGATGGTCTCGACCTGATAGACCGAATAGATCAGGCCCAGCCCGAATGGACCGATGACGATGCCGGCAAACAGGTAACCGAGCACCGATCCAATGCCCAGTTTGCGCGCGATAGGTGCGGCGAACACCGAGGCGGCCAGGAACAGGGCGATTTCAACAAGCACGCTGTCAGTCATCAGATTCTCATCGCCTCGGAAATTTCAGGCGGCGACATGGTGACACGAACCGAATGGATTTGCCGCGCAAGGTTTTGCGAGGCGGCCCGTCTTCTGGTGCATCGGCCGGCGCATGTCAGGCCCGCAGCGCATGATGGTTGATGCATGGCGAAGGGGGATATAAATTCCATATGTCACATCCAGAGTATGCTTAATGATGTATAGAACATGATAACTGCCCCGCAATTGCGGGCGGCCCGCGCCCTGCTCGGGTTGAGCCAGCAGCAACTCGCCGATCTGGCGAGTCTGTCGGTGCCGACCATCCAGCGTATGGAATCGAGCGACGGCGTCATCCGCGGCAATGTCGATTCCCTGATGAAACTGGTCGGCGCGCTGGGCGTCGCCGGTCTCGAACTCATCGACGAGGGCGCGGTCAGCGCCGGCGGCGGGCGGGGTATCCGCTTCAAGAGTGGGGGATAGCCATGTTTGGCGGCCTTCGTCCATCTGGCGCCGCGGATCGGGCTTGTTGCCGGTCCGGTATGGCCGCGGGGTAGACGAGTGTCCGGCAACATCATTCTCTGGTGTGTCGCGGGGTTGCTGTCGCTGGCTCCCGCCGCAGTGGCGCTGGTGCACTGGAAATCTGCTGGAGTCACCATTTACGGCGCGTGCCTGGTTCTGACCCTCGGGCTGCTTGCCTTGGCCATCATGCAACTTTTGGGCGCGGGACCAGCGCTCGACGTGACGCTGCAGATCGGACTGCCATGGATCGGGGCGCATTTCCGCAGCGATGGCCTGTCGGCGCTGTTCATGGGCCTGATCAATCTCGGCGGCGCCGCGGCCAGCCTCTAT
The sequence above is drawn from the Emcibacter sp. SYSU 3D8 genome and encodes:
- a CDS encoding helix-turn-helix transcriptional regulator, with translation MITAPQLRAARALLGLSQQQLADLASLSVPTIQRMESSDGVIRGNVDSLMKLVGALGVAGLELIDEGAVSAGGGRGIRFKSGG
- a CDS encoding monovalent cation:proton antiporter-2 (CPA2) family protein, translated to MTDSVLVEIALFLAASVFAAPIARKLGIGSVLGYLFAGIVIGPFGLGLIYSVYQVETILHFAEFGVVLLLFIIGLELRPKRLWTMRIPVFGLGSAQVALTGAALAGLGVLAGLPFLTALLIGLTLALSSTAFALQVLEEQKELSARHGRTAFSILLFQDLAAIPLIALLPLFALGGADTVGMSTLDALKAIGFIAVVVVGGRLLLNRVFPLIARSGVREAMTAAALLTVVTAALLMELGGLTAGLGAFIAGALLAESDYRHELQADIAPFEGLLLGLFFTAIGMSLNLALFLQKPLLILGLVLLLLAVKALVLYGLGRFSGLGDRPSRRLALAISQGGEFAFVILTAATAGQIMPAETASLLSVVVTLSMMATPLLLKLDSLLSSAQEAARTDFDDMPEREPGFVVIAGLGRFGQIVARVLRARGIPFTALDVSSEQVDFVRRFGNEIYYGDASRPDILHAARVGDAKAFVLAIDDTEAALRTAQIVRSSFPHVPVFARARDRNHAHALMELGVTSLRRETFHSALKLTEDILLGLGLSRDRAERTIDTFRRHDEERLANDFALAGDEERLRQRARLAAVELERLFTQDAAELDKGEAEKKAAE